The proteins below are encoded in one region of Metabacillus dongyingensis:
- a CDS encoding DNA alkylation repair protein, with the protein MDFEMVMQELEALGKERIKKTYISNGAHEPLFGVATGAMKPLAKKIKKNQPLAEQLYATGNYDAMYFAGIIADPMTMTEEDFDRWIDSAYFYMLSDYVVAVTLAETEFAQVVADKWIASGEELKMSAGWSCYCWLLGNRPDAEFSESSIASKLDQVKNTIHDSPDRTKSAMNNFIYTVGISYLPLHDKAVETAKAVGPVEIKRGKKKSSILLASENIQKELDRGKLGFKRKYVRC; encoded by the coding sequence ATGGATTTTGAAATGGTTATGCAGGAACTGGAAGCGCTCGGTAAGGAACGAATTAAAAAGACTTACATAAGCAATGGTGCACACGAGCCGCTTTTTGGCGTGGCTACGGGCGCAATGAAGCCGCTCGCAAAGAAAATCAAGAAAAATCAGCCTTTAGCCGAGCAGCTTTACGCCACAGGGAACTATGACGCCATGTATTTTGCCGGCATCATTGCTGACCCAATGACAATGACTGAGGAAGATTTTGATCGTTGGATTGATTCAGCGTATTTTTATATGCTGTCAGATTATGTAGTTGCAGTAACTTTAGCAGAAACCGAATTTGCGCAAGTTGTTGCGGATAAATGGATCGCAAGCGGTGAAGAACTTAAAATGTCGGCAGGGTGGAGCTGTTATTGCTGGCTTTTGGGTAATCGCCCGGACGCTGAATTTAGCGAAAGCTCGATTGCCAGTAAGCTTGATCAGGTGAAAAATACGATTCATGATTCTCCAGATCGAACAAAATCCGCTATGAATAATTTTATTTACACTGTCGGAATTTCATATTTGCCGCTTCATGATAAGGCGGTTGAAACGGCTAAGGCAGTAGGCCCAGTCGAAATCAAGCGGGGCAAGAAAAAAAGCAGCATCCTGCTTGCGTCCGAAAATATTCAAAAGGAATTAGATAGAGGTAAGCTTGGTTTCAAACGCAAATATGTAAGGTGTTAG
- a CDS encoding DUF3231 family protein, which translates to MDKNKLKLTSSEIGTLWGQYINGTMTDVVNRYMHSIIDDESIKTIFNDAIKTFEKQKQQLVTFIENEGFPVPIGFTESDLNKGAERLFTDIFCLNYLHIMTLHGLLGHTTSLGVSVREDLRLFYDSCDNDGKKMYHQTIELLLEKGHFQRDPLFYPTKNPEFISSKDFTDGFFGKGRRLSATEIISISLNLKKSIMAKTLSIGFSQVTQSKEARKFLEDSEKSADEQIQAFSKIMHTDNLPVPRSWETEVTTSTDSPFSDKLMMYHVGFLFQAAQFYHGAGLASAMRTDLVATYESIILKNIMLTKKWFNIMVQNKWLEQPPLAPNRKEIAKEK; encoded by the coding sequence GTGGATAAGAATAAATTAAAACTCACATCTTCTGAAATAGGAACGCTATGGGGACAGTATATAAACGGAACAATGACTGACGTAGTAAATAGATATATGCACTCTATTATTGATGATGAATCAATTAAAACAATTTTTAATGATGCTATTAAGACGTTTGAAAAACAAAAGCAACAACTCGTAACTTTTATTGAAAACGAGGGTTTTCCAGTTCCAATTGGATTTACTGAATCTGACCTCAATAAAGGGGCAGAGAGATTGTTCACGGACATTTTTTGCTTAAATTATTTACATATCATGACTTTACATGGTTTGTTAGGACACACCACTTCATTAGGCGTTTCTGTTAGAGAGGATTTACGGCTTTTTTACGATTCATGTGATAATGATGGAAAAAAAATGTACCATCAAACCATTGAGTTATTGCTTGAAAAAGGGCATTTCCAGAGAGATCCTTTGTTTTACCCTACCAAAAATCCTGAATTTATTTCCAGTAAAGATTTCACAGATGGATTTTTCGGGAAAGGCAGGCGTTTGTCTGCAACAGAAATCATAAGTATTTCTTTAAACCTTAAAAAAAGTATTATGGCTAAAACACTTTCTATTGGATTTAGTCAGGTCACTCAATCAAAAGAAGCAAGAAAGTTTTTAGAGGATTCTGAGAAATCCGCTGATGAACAAATACAAGCTTTTTCAAAAATAATGCACACAGATAATTTACCAGTTCCTAGGTCGTGGGAAACAGAAGTGACAACTTCAACGGACTCTCCTTTTTCCGACAAATTAATGATGTATCATGTTGGTTTCTTGTTTCAAGCTGCACAATTTTATCATGGAGCAGGTTTAGCATCAGCCATGCGAACAGACCTTGTAGCGACTTATGAAAGCATCATACTAAAAAACATAATGTTAACTAAAAAATGGTTTAATATCATGGTACAAAATAAATGGTTAGAACAACCACCACTTGCTCCTAATAGAAAAGAAATAGCAAAGGAAAAATAA
- the fbp gene encoding fructose-1,6-bisphosphatase, which produces MNTKYLDLLAQKYDCEEKVVTEIINLEAILNLPKGTEHFVSDLHGEYQAFQHVLRNGSGKVKEKIEDIYKKVLTEKEIKEFATLVYYPEEKIQLLKNNFDNERELHQWYTVIIERMIKLISYASSKYTRSKLRKALPNQFVYIIEELLYKTDEFTNFKEPYYSKIVQQIISLGQADKLIIGLAYTTQRLVVDHLHVVGDIYDRGPEPDKIMEALINYHSVDIQWGNHDVLWIGAFAGSKVCLANILRICARYNNLDIIEDVYGINLRPLLNLAEKYYGDNPVFRPKIQSDANISEEEQLQITKIHQAIAMIQFKLESPIIKRRSSFNMSERLLLEKIDYDKNNITIQGKTYPLENTCFATVNPEQPDQLLEEEEQVMDKLLFSVQHSEKLARHMNFLMKKGSLYLKYNGNLLIHGCIPLDEEGNMEKMTIEDKTYAGRELLDVFEHYLRYSFAHPEETDDLATDMVWYLWTGEYSSLFGKREMTTFERYFIKDKATHKEKKNPYYYLRENDEVCRNILTEFDLNPDQGHIINGHTPVKEIEGENPIKANGKIIVIDGGFSKAYHSTTGIAGYTLLYNSYGMQLVAHKHFNSKEDVLLNGTDVLSVKRLVDKELERKKVLETNVGEELIQEISILNSLREYRYS; this is translated from the coding sequence TTGAACACAAAATATCTAGATTTACTTGCCCAAAAGTATGATTGTGAAGAAAAAGTGGTAACGGAAATTATTAATCTTGAAGCCATTCTTAATTTACCAAAGGGGACAGAACATTTTGTCAGTGATTTACATGGGGAGTATCAAGCCTTTCAACATGTGTTGAGAAATGGATCGGGTAAGGTAAAAGAGAAAATAGAAGACATTTATAAAAAGGTATTAACTGAAAAAGAAATTAAAGAATTTGCAACATTAGTTTATTATCCTGAAGAAAAAATTCAGTTACTTAAAAATAATTTTGACAATGAAAGAGAATTACACCAATGGTACACAGTAATCATTGAGCGTATGATTAAGCTGATTTCTTATGCATCCTCCAAATATACACGTTCGAAATTACGGAAAGCATTGCCTAATCAGTTTGTTTATATTATTGAGGAGCTCCTATACAAAACGGATGAATTCACGAATTTTAAGGAACCTTATTATTCAAAAATTGTTCAGCAAATTATTTCCCTCGGACAAGCTGATAAGCTCATTATAGGTCTTGCTTATACGACTCAGAGATTGGTTGTTGACCATCTTCATGTCGTGGGGGATATTTATGATCGAGGTCCTGAACCTGATAAAATTATGGAAGCTCTTATCAATTATCATTCTGTCGATATTCAGTGGGGGAATCATGATGTTCTATGGATAGGTGCTTTTGCTGGTTCAAAGGTTTGTCTCGCGAATATTCTTCGGATCTGTGCTCGCTACAATAATTTGGATATTATTGAAGATGTGTATGGCATCAATCTACGACCACTTCTTAATTTAGCGGAGAAGTACTATGGAGACAACCCGGTCTTTAGACCAAAAATCCAATCAGATGCTAATATTTCTGAGGAAGAACAATTACAAATTACAAAAATTCATCAAGCGATTGCGATGATTCAGTTCAAGCTTGAGAGTCCAATTATAAAAAGACGCTCGAGCTTTAATATGTCGGAAAGGCTATTGCTTGAGAAAATTGATTATGACAAAAATAACATCACGATACAAGGGAAAACATATCCATTAGAAAATACTTGTTTTGCAACTGTTAATCCAGAGCAGCCAGATCAATTATTAGAGGAAGAAGAGCAAGTAATGGACAAGCTGTTATTTTCAGTTCAGCACTCGGAAAAGCTTGCTAGACATATGAATTTTCTGATGAAAAAAGGCAGTCTTTATTTGAAATATAATGGAAACCTATTAATACACGGCTGTATTCCTTTAGATGAAGAAGGAAATATGGAAAAAATGACAATTGAAGATAAAACCTATGCAGGTCGTGAATTACTTGATGTTTTTGAACATTATTTACGATATTCTTTTGCACATCCTGAAGAGACAGATGATCTTGCAACAGATATGGTCTGGTATTTATGGACAGGAGAATATTCATCACTCTTTGGAAAAAGAGAAATGACAACCTTTGAAAGGTATTTCATTAAGGATAAGGCAACCCATAAAGAGAAAAAAAACCCATACTATTATTTACGTGAAAATGATGAGGTCTGCCGCAATATCCTAACAGAGTTTGATCTTAATCCTGATCAAGGCCATATAATAAACGGCCATACACCAGTGAAAGAAATTGAAGGAGAAAATCCAATCAAAGCAAATGGAAAGATAATTGTCATTGATGGAGGCTTTTCCAAGGCTTATCATTCAACAACAGGGATTGCCGGATACACTTTATTATATAATTCCTACGGAATGCAACTTGTTGCACATAAACATTTTAATTCAAAAGAAGATGTTCTACTAAATGGAACAGATGTTTTATCAGTAAA
- a CDS encoding biotin transporter BioY, with product MVVRNERLRMLILCSMFAAITAVLAQVEIPLPIVPISGQTLAVGLAATILGSRYGALSIVCYVALGAVGLPVFAEMKAGFSVLFGPTGGYIFGFILTALITGFILEKTSFTLKMGMIANTVGMIVTLLMGTIQLKLVLDFSWSEALAVGAYPFIAVGLIKAFLASWIGITVRRRLVQANMLQQKQDIPA from the coding sequence ATGGTCGTAAGAAATGAAAGATTAAGAATGTTAATTTTATGTTCTATGTTCGCTGCCATTACCGCTGTATTAGCTCAAGTCGAGATTCCATTACCTATTGTGCCAATCAGTGGACAAACACTTGCGGTAGGACTTGCGGCAACGATTCTGGGCAGTAGATACGGAGCTCTATCCATAGTCTGCTATGTAGCCCTTGGAGCAGTCGGGTTACCTGTTTTTGCCGAAATGAAGGCTGGATTTTCCGTACTTTTTGGCCCTACAGGCGGATACATATTTGGATTTATTTTAACTGCACTTATAACTGGGTTTATCCTGGAGAAAACATCATTTACGCTTAAGATGGGTATGATTGCTAATACGGTTGGAATGATCGTCACGTTATTGATGGGAACCATTCAATTAAAACTCGTACTAGATTTTTCATGGTCTGAAGCATTAGCGGTCGGAGCCTACCCCTTCATTGCAGTGGGACTAATAAAAGCCTTTTTAGCAAGTTGGATTGGAATTACCGTGAGAAGGCGATTAGTACAAGCGAATATGCTTCAACAGAAACAGGATATTCCGGCATAA
- a CDS encoding APC family permease: MSHQGPFKKTISLLDLILIGLGAIFGSAWLFAVSNVASKAGPIGSLSWVIGGIIVLLIGLVYAELGAALPRTGGILRYPVYSHGPLVGYLISFITIVAYTSLISIEVTAVRQYIAYWLPGLTIKGSDSPTIAGWLVQFSLLCLFFLLNYWSVKTFAKSNIIISIFKYFVPLTIIVVLAFHFKAENFSVGGFAPFGVQGIQAAISTGGVMFAYLGLHPIVSVAGEVKNPQRNIPIALIVCIVLAAIIYTLLQVLFIGSIPTNMLSDGWEKIQTEFALPFKDIAVALGMGWLATIVVLDAIISPGGNGNIFMNTTTRLVYAWSRTGTLFNVFSRVNKKTGIPRPSLWLSFVLSVFWTLPFPSWNALVNVCSVALILSYAIAPVSAAAFRINAKDLHKPFTLKGMSIIAPISFIFATYIVYWSGWKTISWLLGSQLLMFVLYLLFSKYVPKKEVGLAQQLKSAWWLIAYYIMMLIISYFGSFGGGLGLLKNPWDLIIIAIGALVIYYWAKHSGLPKAIIDNDAPEHEASKEAVRT; this comes from the coding sequence ATGTCACATCAAGGACCATTCAAAAAAACGATATCATTATTAGATCTTATACTCATAGGATTAGGAGCTATATTTGGCTCGGCCTGGCTTTTTGCCGTAAGTAATGTTGCTTCAAAGGCAGGTCCGATTGGAAGTTTATCCTGGGTAATCGGAGGAATCATTGTTCTTTTAATTGGGCTGGTTTATGCAGAGTTGGGTGCAGCTCTACCACGAACTGGGGGGATTTTACGGTATCCTGTTTACTCGCATGGCCCCTTGGTGGGATACCTTATATCTTTCATCACCATCGTTGCTTACACTAGCTTGATTTCTATAGAAGTAACAGCGGTAAGGCAATATATCGCCTATTGGCTTCCCGGACTTACAATAAAAGGGTCAGATTCTCCAACCATTGCAGGATGGCTTGTTCAATTTAGTTTGTTGTGCCTCTTTTTCTTGCTTAACTATTGGAGTGTAAAAACATTTGCCAAATCGAATATCATCATTTCGATTTTTAAATATTTTGTACCACTCACTATCATTGTAGTGCTAGCCTTTCATTTTAAAGCCGAGAATTTTTCTGTAGGAGGATTCGCTCCCTTTGGAGTACAAGGGATTCAGGCTGCCATTTCAACGGGCGGGGTAATGTTTGCCTACCTGGGGCTTCATCCAATTGTATCTGTAGCAGGAGAAGTCAAAAATCCACAGCGCAACATTCCTATCGCTTTGATTGTTTGCATTGTTCTTGCAGCGATTATTTATACTCTCCTTCAAGTGTTGTTTATCGGCAGTATTCCTACAAACATGCTTTCAGATGGCTGGGAGAAAATTCAAACTGAGTTCGCACTCCCCTTTAAAGATATTGCTGTAGCATTGGGCATGGGATGGCTAGCTACAATCGTCGTGCTGGACGCTATTATATCACCAGGAGGAAATGGTAATATTTTCATGAATACTACCACTCGCTTAGTTTATGCATGGTCTCGTACAGGGACGCTGTTTAACGTATTTTCCAGGGTGAACAAAAAGACAGGAATACCGCGGCCATCTTTATGGCTGTCATTCGTATTATCCGTTTTTTGGACACTTCCATTCCCTTCTTGGAACGCGCTTGTAAATGTATGCTCAGTGGCACTAATACTGTCGTATGCAATTGCCCCTGTCTCTGCTGCTGCTTTCCGGATAAACGCAAAAGATCTTCATAAGCCGTTTACGCTAAAAGGGATGAGTATTATTGCACCGATTTCCTTCATCTTTGCAACTTATATTGTTTATTGGTCTGGATGGAAGACGATTTCCTGGCTGCTCGGTTCTCAGCTGCTAATGTTTGTATTATATCTTCTCTTTTCGAAATATGTGCCGAAAAAAGAGGTTGGCTTGGCACAGCAGCTAAAATCGGCATGGTGGTTAATTGCTTACTATATTATGATGCTGATCATTTCCTATTTTGGTTCATTTGGAGGCGGGCTTGGTCTACTGAAAAATCCATGGGATCTTATCATAATTGCCATAGGTGCTCTTGTCATTTACTACTGGGCCAAGCATTCCGGATTGCCAAAAGCGATTATTGATAATGATGCCCCTGAGCATGAAGCATCAAAAGAGGCTGTTCGAACTTAA
- a CDS encoding GNAT family N-acetyltransferase, with protein METYQATIEDLEGVSNLFNFYRVFYQQTSDIEGAKTYIKKRLESKDSVIFVVKDKQKYVGFTQLYPAFSSISMKRAWILNDLYVDAEARKQGIGELLLYKAKEYAIETGAKSISLSTAPDNYSAQRLYEKNGYIRDSQFYQYELSLN; from the coding sequence ATGGAAACATATCAAGCTACAATTGAAGACTTAGAAGGAGTATCAAATTTATTTAATTTTTACCGTGTGTTTTATCAACAAACATCGGATATAGAAGGTGCTAAGACTTACATAAAAAAACGTTTAGAGAGCAAGGATTCTGTGATATTTGTTGTTAAAGACAAACAAAAGTATGTTGGATTTACTCAACTTTATCCTGCATTTTCATCAATATCCATGAAAAGAGCATGGATATTAAATGACTTGTATGTAGATGCAGAAGCAAGGAAACAAGGAATAGGAGAATTACTCTTGTATAAAGCAAAAGAATACGCCATTGAAACAGGTGCTAAAAGTATAAGTCTTAGTACAGCACCAGATAATTATTCTGCTCAAAGGCTATATGAAAAAAATGGATACATACGGGATTCACAATTTTATCAGTATGAATTAAGTTTGAATTAA
- a CDS encoding amino acid permease, whose translation MSNKQESLKRTMTSRHIMMMALGGAIGAGLFKGSSTAIDMAGPAVIIAYMIGGIILLLIMQGLAEMAVRNKEARTFRDLIQPLLGGYAAHFLDWIYWKMWVLNIAAESVVAAIFLQYWLPDLPVWILALMVSAIVTLVNLFSVKIFAETEYWLALLKISAIVLFIIFGLIILLVPFQDHAATGFSNLTKHGGFFPNGIHGLIMAMLVVIYSYGGTEMIGVTLAEVKNPEKVIPKAVRGTLTRIISFYILPFFIIVSLIPWNQVNGVPESPFVTVFKMIGIPYADHIMNAIILLAIISSMNSGLYASSRVLYTQAVDGRVPKLFAKVSKKQVPVYAILACTSSLYVGVLISLFAGSKTFNYLMGSLGYTVLCIWIIIAMAHLKSRKNQTQQVSYNVRFFPYTTWIALLALLAILIGVIATTSIIVTTITLLIYLLITAAYFGARTRFARRQAA comes from the coding sequence ATGAGTAACAAACAAGAGAGTTTAAAACGAACCATGACATCACGCCATATTATGATGATGGCGCTCGGAGGAGCTATAGGTGCAGGGTTATTTAAAGGAAGCAGCACAGCCATCGATATGGCAGGCCCGGCAGTAATTATTGCGTATATGATTGGAGGAATCATATTGCTTTTAATTATGCAGGGCCTTGCTGAAATGGCAGTAAGGAACAAAGAGGCTAGAACATTTCGTGATTTAATTCAGCCGCTTTTAGGTGGTTATGCCGCGCACTTTCTTGACTGGATATATTGGAAAATGTGGGTGCTAAATATAGCAGCAGAATCAGTGGTAGCCGCTATTTTTCTGCAGTACTGGCTTCCGGACTTACCGGTTTGGATACTGGCTTTAATGGTTTCTGCCATCGTTACCCTAGTAAACTTATTTTCAGTAAAGATATTTGCAGAAACTGAGTATTGGCTTGCCCTGTTAAAGATCAGTGCAATTGTATTATTTATCATCTTTGGCTTAATCATTTTATTAGTACCGTTTCAAGACCATGCCGCAACTGGCTTTTCTAATCTTACAAAGCATGGCGGATTTTTCCCTAATGGTATACATGGATTGATTATGGCGATGCTTGTGGTGATTTATTCATACGGCGGTACTGAAATGATAGGCGTTACTTTGGCAGAGGTAAAAAATCCAGAAAAGGTTATACCAAAAGCTGTAAGAGGCACATTGACGCGGATTATTTCTTTTTATATTTTACCGTTTTTTATTATTGTGAGCCTGATCCCCTGGAATCAAGTGAATGGCGTTCCGGAGAGCCCGTTTGTGACGGTGTTTAAAATGATAGGAATTCCATATGCGGATCACATTATGAACGCCATTATATTGTTAGCTATAATTTCTTCTATGAATTCCGGACTATATGCATCGTCGCGTGTCCTGTATACACAAGCGGTGGATGGACGTGTTCCAAAACTATTCGCAAAAGTGTCTAAAAAGCAGGTGCCTGTTTATGCGATACTGGCTTGTACATCTTCGCTGTATGTAGGGGTGCTTATTTCTCTATTTGCTGGAAGCAAGACTTTTAATTATTTAATGGGTTCTCTTGGATATACCGTTTTATGTATTTGGATTATTATTGCGATGGCGCATTTGAAATCTCGCAAAAATCAGACACAGCAAGTCAGCTACAATGTTCGCTTTTTTCCTTACACGACTTGGATAGCTCTATTGGCGCTGCTTGCTATATTGATTGGTGTAATTGCTACTACTTCCATTATTGTGACGACTATCACACTCTTAATTTATTTATTGATTACAGCGGCTTACTTTGGAGCCCGTACACGTTTTGCCAGAAGACAAGCTGCATGA